Sequence from the Erythrolamprus reginae isolate rEryReg1 chromosome Z, rEryReg1.hap1, whole genome shotgun sequence genome:
tctttattttaagtgcttatatttggtcaatttgaaaacttctttcccttgtaaACTAggttggacatttctgcacacaatgaaatgaaaattgaaataaaaaataatgcttattggtttattttgttcacaaaagccctcccacccacttttttgtgattttgttttcaatttatagacagtttagcctgcaaaatgtgtacaattttgctaaatttggtgtgggattactagtttgaacattcttaatcataataaaaatataaatgaactgaacaaaatgatgcttattggttttttaaaatcagaaataagccccccccccagctgcttgcaaccattttcactttaccttatttttaggctccaaatccagaatatttttaatattttaggcATTCATGTAcccaatttaacattgctgatcatcataaaaatattttttcggggtggggtgagaggtgggggctaacttttttctgggcaaaaaaataacctcacgttgagtctgtttctggtcgtatacAACCCGgaccaaatatatatatttttaggtacttaaatttggtctttttgaaaacgtttttcactggaaaactagtttgaacatttttgAACTTAAAAATTttttgatgcttatatttttaatttgatcaaaatgcccccccccccaattttttgagcattttgtgtcagtttatattttttttaggctacaaatctctaaggaattttcccctcaAAGTTTTGATACACTAAATTAAACATTCCtggtcataagaaaaatagaaaggaactggaaaaaaaagatgcttatttgtttattttggtcacaaaagggccaccccctttggccttgctgtgtgccattaatttcactttttatatagatttggctagaaatattaggaatattcttttgaaaagcaagcacatggtaactagataactaattttatgaaagaaatcctttttattaaaacaagtatgtaaatttgaaattaacagcataatttctATATaatataatgagccggggtggcggagtgctgtactgcaggccactgaaggcggagtgctgtactgcaggccactgaagctgactgtagatctgtaggtcagtgattcaaatctcatcaccggctcaaggttgattcagccttccatccttccgaggtgggtaaaatgaggacccggattgtgggggcaatatgctggttctgtaaaaagtgctattgctaacatgttgtaagtcaccctgagtctaaggagaagggtggcataaaaattgaataaatgaatgaatgaatgaatgaatgaatgaatgaataaataaataaataaataaacaaacaaacacagcgggggggacatttatgtgcaaaataaagaaataagcatcaatgttttcagttcaattttcatttattatgttcagaaatgtccaGACTGGTAATTCAAtgacaaagttattgaaaatatttggaattaggggcctagaaaaatttataaagtgacatgcttgaaaaaatggggggggggggcggcccttttatgaggaaaataaacaaaaaagcatcatttttttcagttcaattttcatatcattatgttcggaaatgttcaaactagtaatctgacaccaaatttaataaaattgtacgttgtttgcaggcaaaactatctataaattgaaataaaaatcacaaaaaggggggtgggcttttatgagcaaaataaaccaataagcattatttttttaaatttcaattttcatttcattgtgtgcagaaatgttcaacctagtttccaagggaaagaagttttcaaattgaccaaatataagcacttaaataAAGAATTGTcggtgcgagtcacacagactcgtaaacagtacaagtgtatagtggttttgaacagagcagcAGGGTTAAATCACTATTACTTGTATTGTAGCAATATTATAGTAGTCTATCTCTGAATCAATTCTGGGAAATGTTCTTTCACCATCAGTTGAATGTTTCCTGTCTATTTCTGTTACCAGATTTCATTATAGTATATAATACAACtttctgtttaaaaaacaaaaaataattttagaagTTCAAAGATCGAAATGTATAAAAAGGGAAATTGGGAGAACCATTCATCTATTTAAAATTCCTATGTTTTTTCAGCCATATTGAGATATTTTAAACTTCTTGTTTTCTATAATGTTGTGATTTATACAGTAATGGTTTCACAAgcatctttttccttttctcagctGCTTTTTCAGAGCCCCATAAAAATTATATCTGATCTGATGCAAATCATTCTTTGAATTAGTTATTTAGTCAATTACATTTTCAGTAAATAAGATAATAATGTCTGAATCAGTTCACATCCATTGATTTGTAGCTTGAGTAAAAGAAAAGACACTGaatgttttaattaataagggtgatgttcagtttttaaattttgttgATTGTCTGCTATGCTAATTAGAAACAATTTCAAGGGAGGCAAtgctcattattttatttttaactattCAATTGTCTTATTAAGATCTACTTATATTACTTTCATTTCATTTCGAAAGTAAAACTGTCTGAAAAATAATGATATAAAATGGGAAacaaactctgcaccaagtggaagatccaacaggttcctaacaaacctagcagacaactttgttagAGTAGAGagggaacaaggggatcagccatattaGCCTTAATTCTCACTAagagagatgaaatgatagaaagtGTTGAagtgatcatagaaacatagaagactgacggcagaaaaagacctcatggtccatctagtctgcccttatactatttcctgtattttatcttacaatggatatatgtttatcccaggcatgtttaaattcagttactgtggatttaccaaccacgtctgctgggagttggttccaaggatCATGCAATTTTGGAactcaacattatacaaacacaaacagtagaacaaagtcaaactaaaGTCTTggactaatttcaataaactcagAGAGAACTTTGGAAAGATTCCATGGATAAGAAACCTTAAGGGGAAAACAATTCAGGAAGCTTTGGAAATTTTGAAAactgagattataaaagcccagactaattcaataccaatgaagaagaaaaataatagatcaaaaaagaaacaaacatggctgcataaagaactctcggacaaattgaaagacaaaaaggacaagtataaaatgtggaaagaaggggaaataactaaggcagaataccagcaaatagcccaagCCTATAatgatgaagtgaggaaagctaaagctcacaatgaacaaaggcttgcaacaagagtaaaaagtaacagaaaaagcttcttccaacatattaaaaacaagaaaaaagccaaggaaacaattggtccattgcatgGAGAAAacagcaagaaggtgacaagtaGCAGGGAGTAAGCAGAGCTAATCAATTTGTTTTGTGCATCTGTCTTTACTTAAagggaaaaaacagcccaacctatcaaaaacattatcacaaaaaacatattagaaacacaagttaaaatagggaagaaaatggtaagggaacaccTGTCCACCCTAGACGAATTCAAACCACCAAGACCAGATATATTAcatcccaaggttctgaaggaactggcagacgagatctcagaatCACTGAActttatctttcaaagatccagGAGCAGCAGAGAATTGCTAGagaactggaaaagagctgatgtagttcccatcttcaagaaagggaaaaaaacagattcaggaaactacagacctatcagcctgacctcaaaaGGAAGCcggagtggtgcagcaggtagagtgctatactgcaggccactgaagctgactgtagatctgtaggtcagcaattcaaatctcatcaccagctcaaggttgactcagccttccatccttccaaggtgggtaaaatgaggacccagattgtgggggcaatatgctggttctgtaaaaagtgctattgctaacatgttgtaagctgccctgagtctaaggagaagggcggcataaaaatcaaacaaacacacacacacacacacacacacacacacataccagggaagattttggaaaaggtaACCAAGCAATGAATTGACAAACACCTATAAGCAATcaaagtaataaccaaaggccaacatggatttgtcaaaaacagattgtgccagactaatcttatagtattatttgacaaagtgacaaaattagtggaccaggggaatgctcttaatgtggtttacttggacttcagttaGACTTTTgacaagtagaccataacctacaatggtggagtaccccaaggctctgttttaggccctgtactcttcaatatcttcatcaattacTTGGAcgagggatagatggggaacctatcaaatttgcagatggcaggaatagccaacactccagaagataggtgcaaaatacagaaggatcttgacaaacctgaAAAATGGGtggtatctaacaaaatgaaattaaatagtgaaaaagtaagattctacatttagccaagaaaaacaaaacacacaggtacagtatatgtggtacattgctcaacagtagtaactgtgagagggatattggagtcctagtgaacaaccatttaaatatgagccagcagtgtacagcagctgctaaaaaagccaacacagttctaggctgcattaacagagggatagaatcaagatcatgtgaagtgttaataccactttataaagccttggtaaggtcacacttgaaataccacattcagttttggtcaccttgatgcaaaaaagatattgagactctagaaaaagtgcagagaagagcgacaaagacaattaggggactagaggctaaaacatatgaagaacggttgcagtagctgggcatgtctagtttaatgaaaagaagtaccagaggagacataatagcaatgtttctcaggggttaccacaaagaaggagtcaacctattctccaaagcacctgagggtagaacaagaagcaatggatgaaaactaaacaaggagagaagtaacttagaactaaggagaagtttttaagcagatgttggataactatctgtctgaagtagtgtagggtttcctgcctaagcagggacttggattagaagacctccaaggtcccttccaactctgttgttgttgttgttgttgttgttgttgttgttgttattattattattattattattattattattattattaaaatccattaaaatgtCTTATCTATTTAAATGGGATTGTAATTGTAAAGGGAAAGCAAAAAATCTTAGGGGTAAGGGAAGGTAATAACTCACCATCTTTATTCATgcagttttctttattttctcttgttctttttctctgcaACTGTTGCTAACATTGTATACTGTAGAACCATGAATAACATGTCATCCGATATGTCTAGCATTTTCTCCCAAATATAAGGTGTTAGAATCTATTGGAAATATAACGGAACTTCAGTGGATCAGAGATTTCCAAAACTCTGTGGGATGTTTCCCAAGGGTCTCTATTATTTTAAATGTAGAATTCTACAGGGGACAAATACTGATATCCTCATTTTACAAACCTGATGGCAGGAACGGATACATCAAAATAATCCACAAGTACAATTTTCtcataataaaaatttaaaagtgctcaaagatgtattaatttctaatggattcgaaagaaaaacaattacaaacctaatcaaaaaagagacatccccaAAAAATCAAGACctagaacaggataatggcatcaccctcctcccttacatcaaaggcaccacagacaaaattagtaaaattctccacaaacataatatcaaacttcatttgtcactaaccaaaaaatatcaaacatcctaagaaacccaaaagataaaatccaactcgaaaaccaaggaatctatgaaatcccttgcaaaacctGTGCagtcacatacattggacaaaccaatcgaagagtgagcgcacgcattgcagaacataagaatgcagtcaaaaaagaagaaaaaacttcctcccttgtccagcacattaaaaaaaacaggacacgaaattgactttgaaaaaactaaattactttatgtatgtatatagaatGTATATtgaagaataattatggaagccgtAGAGATAGAAaggcaccccctcagcatgaacagaTGAGATGACACATCCCgactgccagagatttggaaaccagccttaaacaaaaaaacatatcataatcatcaccatgtcaatccttcaactaaatgtgattccaccaaccaatcaaatcattaaaacatagtcacccaatctatttgctacattcaaaccaaatctccacccccaacactatatataaggaacaaatggcagttgcaaacattctatatttacagcagcacgaatcttataacttcagcctgatgatggtgaatgtgatttcaccgaaacgtcgcatagacactcaaaatattacacggggcaaaacccgaactcagaacaatctacatatatttctatttctatttctatttctatttctattatttctatttctatttctgtttctgtttctgtttctgtttctgtttctgtttctgtttctgtttctgtttctgtttctgtttctgtttctgtttctgtttctatttctatttctattatttctatttctatttcaggtacagtggtacatctacttaagaacttaattcgttccatgaccaggttcttcagtagaaaagtttgtaagcaatttttcccataggaatcaatgtaaaagcaaattatgcgttcaaacccatttggaaagaaataaaagctcggaatttgggtgggaggaggaggaagaagaagaggatgaggacaatgactgccaaaggaagacggcgagtgaggggaatcaaaaaaatccaaaactttaaggcttaaaaaaaaaagagggactctgaggtggcaaggaggagcaggcgcctcccacacacccagcatgagactgcctcccatacactgcatcagagagagaaacccaggtgggggagaggggggaacctcaatctcctttgactgaaaggctgcagctgctgctgctacctgcttcctcttcctttccatgctgaagggctcccgtcttctctcgcttgctcactttgtagccagcacctttccttcactgtggtgactccttggtttggcttaGGTCGAGCTGATTCAGccagggcgaagcacccccttttgcctttctgcacccagacagtctgggaggcaacctcacgctgtGTGTGGGGGAGGTAGCGCGAGGGATTCaacacagcgaagtggtttatttcctctccaagcacccagagaaaggaaacctaagtgccaaatcccattgcaacaatatcgccaaaaaggcttctagagttgttaacctgatcctacgtagcttctgctccggcaatctcacactactcacaagagcctacgaaacttttgccagacccatcctcgaatacagctcatctgtctgaaacccataccacatcttggacatcaacacccttgaaaacatccaaagaaatttcaccagaagagctcttcactcctccactcgaaacagaataccctacgaaaatagactaacaatcctgggtctagaaagcttagaactacagtgcctaaaacatgatttaagtattgcccacaagatcatatgctgcaacatcctaccggtcaatgactacttcagcttcaaccacaacaacaaaagagcacgcaacagatttaaacttaatatttaccgctccaaacttgactgtaaaaaatatgactttaacaatcgagttgtcaaagcgtggaactcattaccggactcaatagtgtcaacccctaatccccaacatttctcccttaggctatacacgactgacctctccaggtacctaagaggtcagtaagggacgtacataagtgcactagtgtgccttttgtcccctgtccaattgtctttcctttatctcatatatacagtaatacctcgccttacaaatttaattggttctgggaggaggttcgtaaggtgaaaagttcgtaagatgaaacaatgtttcccataggaatcaatggaaaagccaataatgcgtgcaagcccattaggaaaatccaaaacattaaggctttttttaaaaaagcgggGGGGCAGACTAAGCTGAGGCGAACTGAGTGGAGGGACAgtgagaggtggcagtcccaatgaagaaaggtgaaaagagcctctcttgagcttcatgggtctttccctcctgtttttgcccattccgttctgctcattttccccacacctttctcctctcttgaactccatgagtccctccagtTTTTGCCCATCCTGTCctgctcatcttccccacacctttctcctcttgagctccatgagtccctcccatttttgcccaccctgtcctgttcattttccccacacctttctcctcttgagctcgatagttccctcccatttttgcccaccctgtcctgctcatcttccccacacctttctcctcttgagctccatgagtccctccagtTTTTGCCCACTCCGttttgctcattttccccacacctttctcctcttgagctccatgagtccctcccgtttttgcccaccctgtcctgctcattttccccacacctttctcctctcttgatctccatgggtccctcccatttttgcccaccctatcctgctcattttccccacacctttctcctcttgagctccatgaatcttttccccatgcagtttggaaggggggagtttgtcactgggattcaaagcatcactggcaaaaatgaagggaatcgaggagcctcagggaaatcccagcagctgctcgggttcgtaaggtgaaaatagttcagaataagaggcaaaaaaatcttaaacactgggtttgtatcaTGAAATTTTGTATGAacaggggttcgtaagatgaggtatcactgtatattttcttcctttcatatatcttctctatttttacatattatctttatatatattacttcacgtctattctcttccatatgtattgtgtattggacaaatgaataaataaaataaaaaataaaataaaataaaaaatgctcCATTCAATCTGGGCTGCCTAGAGCAAAGGGGTCAttacttttctctgggcactggcagaggattattccctctccaagtgcccagagaaaggaaaatgctttgttcgctctgactaccaaagcctccttaagagccAGCGAAAAgcacctctggcagcccagaagagCCCGAAATGGCCGGGTTTAAAtagggaatggtaggaaactggccggaccttcatgctactctcaaatttcatgggaaatttttccgggctcgggttcttaagtagaaaatggtccttatgaagaggcaaaaaaatcttgaacatctagtTCTTACctaaaaaaagttcttaagtagaggtgttcttaaatagaggtaccactgtatatgtgatatatgttatctatgtttttgatgtggagtaaaaaaataaaaaaatcttttacTAGGGTAAGGATAAATTGTTCAGAAACTTtgtcaaacatacatacattcattcatacatacataaacacacgtatacacaaacacacatgtatgtatgtataatattAATTTATGTTGTATGCACAATGTACTATATACATTAcacatttcatttaattttatacCTGTTGTTTCAAAATTATTTATGAaactgaaaaagtaacttttaCCTGTTTAGTCGAAATCTCTTCAGGAAATGACTAGCATTTGACATCATCATCTGACTAATCACAATATTTTACTTTAAGGAAATATAAATGTTGAGAATACTAGTCTTATTTATTTGTCTCTATTTTAACTTTCCTATTGACATAAATTAATGCAGTTCCAGGTCTTTTCAAAAACAAATGAGCAGATAAATTTTGAAAGAGCAGCTTTGAGTTCTTTGTTTCTCATGCTGTAGATCAATGGATTTAGCATGGGTGGAATAATGGAATACAATATTGTAATTATAAAATCAAGATCTGATGGTTTGTTAGAAATGGGTCTTAGGTAAGCAAaaaaaacagtaaataaaaatattgaaaagacTGTGAGATGTGGTAGACAAGTAGAGATGGTCTTTTTCCTTCCATGAACTGAAGGAATTTTTAGAACAGCAGCAAATATCTTCACATAGGTAatgacaataaaaacaaaacaaccaaatCCTAATGTAGAACTGAACATTACAACTCCAATTTCACTTATGTATGATCCAGAGCAGGCAATATTAAGCAAATGTGGGATTTCACAGTAAAACTGATTGATAATATTAGAGCAAAAAGGAATAATGAAAGTGTCAATAGTGTTCATTACAGAATTGAGAAAGCTGGCAATCCACACACAGCTTATCATTTTGGTGCAAGCTGCCCTGTTCATTATTATTTCATATCGTAAAGGATTGCAGATGGCAACATACCGATCATAGGCCATGAGTGTCAGGACAGCAATGTCAGAACcaacaaaaaaaataaacatgagGACTTGGGTAACACATCCTGAGTAATAAATGTGCCTTGTATTTGTAAGGGAATTAAAAATGGCTTTAGGAATAATGACTGAAACTGAACCAATGTCTTGTATAGCTAAGTTCATCAGGAAGAAATACATGGGGATGTGAAGGCGGTAGTCAGATACAACTGCAATGATGATTAGAAGATTCC
This genomic interval carries:
- the LOC139154003 gene encoding olfactory receptor 14A16-like, with the translated sequence MHNFTSDFLLLEFSKIWELQIIYVALLLILYLMTLTGNLLIIIAVVSDYRLHIPMYFFLMNLAIQDIGSVSVIIPKAIFNSLTNTRHIYYSGCVTQVLMFIFFVGSDIAVLTLMAYDRYVAICNPLRYEIIMNRAACTKMISCVWIASFLNSVMNTIDTFIIPFCSNIINQFYCEIPHLLNIACSGSYISEIGVVMFSSTLGFGCFVFIVITYVKIFAAVLKIPSVHGRKKTISTCLPHLTVFSIFLFTVFFAYLRPISNKPSDLDFIITILYSIIPPMLNPLIYSMRNKELKAALSKFICSFVFEKTWNCINLCQ